A genomic window from Salvia hispanica cultivar TCC Black 2014 chromosome 5, UniMelb_Shisp_WGS_1.0, whole genome shotgun sequence includes:
- the LOC125191048 gene encoding probable cytochrome c oxidase subunit 5C-1 — translation MAGHRVAHATLKGPSVVKEILIATALGIAAGSVWKMHHWNEQRKVRAFYDMLDKGEITVVVPEE, via the coding sequence ATGGCTGGTCATAGAGTTGCCCATGCCACTTTGAAGGGACCAAGCGTTGTGAAGGAGATACTCATCGCCACTGCACTTGGCATTGCTGCAGGCAGTGTGTGGAAGATGCACCACTGGAACGAGCAGCGGAAGGTTAGGGCTTTCTACGACATGCTAGACAAAGGTGAAATCACCGTGGTTGTTCCAGAAGAATAG
- the LOC125190405 gene encoding probable protein S-acyltransferase 4, producing the protein MEPEKHEPPRLYQVWRGSNRFFFGGRLVFGPDVSSLFLSAFLIAAPALAFCIKVVFIIRNRVKEDKSVISWYPVLIVALALTILDVAFLVLTSCRDPGIVPRNTKPPECDDSFEMNTPSMEWVNGRTPHLKLPRTKDVVVNGHAVKVKFCDTCLLYRPPRASHCSICNNCVQRFDHHCPWVGQCIGLRNYRYFYMFVSTSTALCLFVFVVSLINIIRADDHLLKAMSRDVLSVFLILYCFVAVWFVGGLTAFHFYLISTNQTTYENFRYRYDKKENPYNRGMIKNFQEVFFSRIPSSMLDFRAFVEDDELMMTVAPTDDDPAEDITSSKEKIDIEMGNNFGEEKSITLPEILLSIDYGGIHDNLKHKVIEREAASDSDNFVVPVEQQVEETTAAPAIDAEEKHDDKKSQQNTASD; encoded by the exons ATGGAACCGGAGAAACACGAGCCGCCGAGGCTTTATCAAGTTTGGAGAGGAAGCAAT AGGTTCTTCTTTGGAGGGAGATTGGTTTTTGGTCCAGATGTATCTTCTTTGTTTTTGTCGGCTTTCTTGATCGCTGCCCCTGCGCTTGCATTTTGTATAAAGGTCGTATTTATCATCAGAAATCGCGTTAAAGAAGACAAATCTGTCATTTCATGGTATCCTGTGCTTATAGTAGCTCTTGCACTCACCATTTTG GATGTAGCCTTCCTTGTCCTAACATCTTGCAGAGACCCTGGGATTGTGCCAAGGAACACGAAGCCTCCCGAATGTGATGATTCATTCGAGATGAACACCCCTTCAATGGAGTGGGTGAATGGCCGAACACCTCATCTCAAACTTCCCCGGACAAAGGATGTCGTTGTCAATGGACACGCAGTGAAGGTGAAGTTCTGTGACACATGCTTGCTTTACCGCCCCCCTCGCGCATCACATTGCTCCATCTGCAATAACTGTGTCCAGAGATTCGACCACCACTGCCCGTGGGTTGGGCAATGCATCGGTTTA CGCAACTATAGGTACTTCTACATGTTCGTATCAACATCAACCGCCCTATgcttgtttgtgtttgtggTGTCATTGATCAACATTATCCGAGCAGATGACCATCTATTGAAAGCCATGTCGCGTGATGTTCTATCAGTGTTTCTGATACTCTACTGCTTCGTCGCTGTCTGGTTCGTTGGTGGCCTTACAGCTTTCCACTTCTACCTCATCAGCACAAACCAG ACGACGTATGAGAACTTCAGGTATCGCTACGACAAGAAGGAGAATCCATACAACAGAGGGATGATCAAGAATTTCCAAGAAGTCTTCTTCTCCAGAATCCCATCCTCAATGCTTGATTTTCGAGCATTTGTTGAAGACGATGAGCTGATGATGACTGTAGCACCCACAGACGACGATCCTGCTGAAGACATCACGAGCTCAAAGGAGAAAATCGACATTGAAATGGGAAACAATTTCGGAGAGGAAAAGAGCATTACACTTCCTGAGATTCTGCTAAGCATAGACTATGGCGGCATTCATGATAACCTTAAGCACAAGGTGATTGAGAGAGAAGCAGCTTCCGATTCAGACAACTTCGTCGTTCCTGTTGAACAACAAGTTGAAGAAACCACAGCTGCCCCTGCGATTGATGCTGAGGAGAAACACGATGACAAGAAATCTCAACAGAACACAGCATCGGACTGA
- the LOC125190406 gene encoding probable protein S-acyltransferase 3: protein MRNQDFVAAPPKWMGPPTLTKKRLYQVWKGRNIFCCGGRLILGPDMRSALLTTIIIGGPALAFCSKMYLKIPTRDLSSGHAVSIVGLVLTLLDLIFLFITSTRNPGIIPRNTKPPISDNASLSSFPSIEWIADVNPEVKLPRTKDVVVNGHTVKVKYCDTCLLYRPPRASHCSTCNNCIQRFDHHCPWLNQCIGARNYGTFILFITTSTILCLYVFTFSFLDLFKKSGWTWRLFSNDVMLVSLIVYSFIAVWFVGGLSVFHYYLIFTNQTTYENFRSLYGKKENPYNIGAIKNVEEILFSKTTPSLVNFREWVTEDEGTFAESVTKRYGGNINGQIDVEQSFYCKDGKPLPKFVDIFEENPKVDRGGKSATDNFFLPFDEDQRTGASDDEISQRTSMAVSQRMM from the exons ATGAGAAATCAAGATTTTGTTGCTGCGCCCCCAAAATGGATGGGGCCTCCAACCCTGACGAAGAAGAGGCTTTATCAAGTTTGGAAGGGTAGAAAT ATTTTTTGTTGTGGTGGGAGATTGATCTTAGGCCCTGACATGCGGTCAGCCCTGCTAACTACCATCATCATAGGGGGGCCTGCATTAGCATTCTGTAGCAAGATGTATCTGAAAATTCCGACACGAGACTTGTCTTCCGGTCATGCTGTGTCGATTGTGGGACTTGTCCTAACACTTTTG GATTTGATCTTTCTCTTCATCACATCTACGAGAAATCCCGGGATAATTCCTAGGAACACGAAGCCACCTATATCAGATAACGCGTCATTAAGCTCCTTCCCATCCATAGAGTGGATTGCTGATGTGAATCCAGAAGTGAAACTGCCAAGAACAAAGGATGTCGTTGTCAATGGCCACACGGTTAAGGTCAAGTACTGCGATACTTGCTTGTTGTACCGTCCACCACGCGCATCACATTGCTCGACTTGCAACAATTGCATCCAGAGGTTCGACCACCATTGCCCCTGGCTGAACCAGTGCATTGGAGCT AGGAACTACGGAACATTCATCTTGTTCATAACAACTTCAACAATCTTGTGCTTATATGTCTTCACATTCTCTTTCTTGGACCTCTTCAAAAAATCCGGTTGGACGTGGCGCCTGTTTTCAAACGACGTGATGTTGGTTTCCCTCATCGTCTACAGCTTCATCGCAGTCTGGTTCGTTGGAGGGCTCAGCGTCTTCCATTACTACCTCATCTTCACCAATCAG ACAACATATGAGAATTTCCGAAGCCTGTATGGCAAGAAGGAGAATCCATACAACATAGGAGCGATCAAGAATGTAGAGGAGATCCTCTTCTCCAAGACGACGCCATCTCTTGTGAATTTCCGGGAATGGGTGACCGAGGACGAAGGTACGTTTGCAGAATCTGTGACCAAGAGATACGGTGGCAACATCAACGGACAGATAGACGTAGAGCAAAGCTTTTACTGCAAGGATGGGAAACCGCTCCCAAAATTTGTGGACATATTTGAGGAGAATCCCAAGGTGGACAGAGGAGGTAAGTCAGCAACTGATAATTTCTTCCTTCCCTTCGACGAAGATCAAAGAACGGGCGCCTCCGATGATGAGATCTCGCAAAGAACATCAATGGCTGTATCTCAAAGAATgatgtaa